Proteins encoded together in one Amblyomma americanum isolate KBUSLIRL-KWMA chromosome 1, ASM5285725v1, whole genome shotgun sequence window:
- the LOC144100053 gene encoding uncharacterized protein LOC144100053 produces MLFCNCAASSNWLLPALIAFLLFPYGRACSTCAAGTQNQGGTSGTGGGTTGGGVGTPCGGDAQVCGSTGVGTGGGTGGDGSAPGAGGSGAGGSGAGGSGTGGSGTGGSGTGGSGTGGSGTGCSGTGGTGTSGTGPGGTGSCGTATGGTATGGTGNGAAGTGGTGGTGTNGTGTGGSGAGGTGGIGSGTSSAGGVGTGGGSGGSGDTFICVLRQFRVPQINDLVTCLQNLRQICVQPGMTVTLGDVLRAVLQLLGCLLTYVLYLWERFLGDQLGDVGGLLAGLLFPLNAPIRALVEQLGVALQQAVG; encoded by the exons CGTGCTCCACCTGCGCGGCAGGCACCCAAAATCAAGGCGGCACCAGCGGAACCGGGGGTGGAACCACTGGCGGTGGGGTGGGTACGCCTTGTGGCGGTGATGCACAGGTCTGCGGAAGCACTGGCGTAGGCACCGGCGGAGGCACCGGAGGCGATGGAAGTGCGCCTGGAGCAGGTGGATCTGGCGCTGGTGGATCTGGCGCTGGTGGATCTGGCACTGGCGGATCTGGCACTGGTGGATCTGGCACTGGTGGATCTGGCACTGGTGGATCTGGCACTGGTTGTTCTGGCACTGGTGGAACTGGCACTAGTGGAACTGGCCCTGGTGGGACTGGCTCTTGCGGAACGGCAACTGGCGGAACTGCCACTGGCGGAACTGGTAATGGTGCAGCTGGCACAGGTGGAACTGGCGGGACTGGTACAAATGGAACTGGTACGGGTGGATCAGGTGCCGGAGGAACCGGTGGAATAGGCAGTGGAACGTCTTCTGCTGGCGGTGTAGGAACCGGTGGCGGCTCTGGAGGAAGCGGCGACACATTCATTTGTGTCCTCCGACAGTTTCGGGTGCCCCAAATCAATGACTTGGTGACG TGCCTGCAAAACTTGCGACAAATTTGCGTGCAACCTGGAATGACAGTGACG CTCGGTGACGTCTTGAGAGCCGTTCTGCAACTCCTTGGA TGCTTGCTGACGTACGTGCTGTACCTGTGGGAGCGGTTCCTGGGGGATCAGCTTGGCGACGTGGGGGGCCTGTTGGCCGGCCTCCTGTTCCCGCTCAACGCCCCGATCCGGGCTCTCGTCGAGCAACTGGGTGTCGCGCTTCAGCAGGCCGTTGGGTGA